One part of the Treponema peruense genome encodes these proteins:
- a CDS encoding HNH endonuclease domain-containing protein, producing the protein MNGIKQKVAGWNLQESIKPFSKLTDEDVIKIVNSALLSNVKRATSYKFAFFKSILDNLFNVDLNSMPECFLSFDSISMRFTEIYWNLVLKFGLSQMPQNQYEKKTVVETKLFDFCKKYGFNFPDINFPFESLKPSLQLEIAKTIQKTVVEKNVLGAFCSDTNFEFYHFSKAKKWNGIYLNHDAFVTLAKYKSDFEKINYFEWIKYLESVNTEEQSYQLAKKLDASTERQNLNQYRNALFTFGQTTCFYCGKPLSENAVDHFIPWSFTKDDKVWNFVLSCPSCNSKKSNRLTTQHFLQSINLRNQKLCNVDLPVVKEDFKTYTYSKLALMYSNAIFNGFTPDWQP; encoded by the coding sequence ATGAACGGTATCAAACAAAAAGTTGCCGGATGGAATTTACAGGAAAGCATAAAGCCGTTTTCTAAACTCACAGATGAAGATGTTATTAAAATTGTTAATTCTGCGCTTCTGAGTAACGTAAAACGAGCTACAAGTTATAAATTTGCTTTTTTTAAGTCAATTCTGGATAATCTTTTTAATGTTGACCTGAACAGCATGCCGGAATGTTTTTTAAGTTTTGATTCAATTTCCATGCGCTTTACAGAAATTTACTGGAACCTGGTTTTAAAGTTCGGGCTTTCACAGATGCCTCAAAACCAGTATGAAAAAAAAACAGTTGTAGAAACAAAACTTTTTGATTTTTGTAAAAAATACGGGTTCAACTTTCCGGACATAAATTTTCCTTTTGAAAGTCTTAAGCCTTCCCTTCAGCTTGAAATTGCAAAAACCATTCAAAAAACTGTCGTAGAAAAAAATGTACTCGGCGCATTCTGTAGTGACACAAATTTTGAATTCTATCATTTTTCAAAAGCAAAAAAATGGAACGGAATATATTTGAATCATGACGCTTTTGTTACCCTTGCAAAATACAAAAGTGACTTTGAAAAAATAAATTATTTTGAATGGATAAAATATCTCGAAAGTGTAAATACAGAAGAGCAGTCATACCAACTGGCAAAAAAACTTGACGCTTCTACTGAACGGCAAAATCTTAATCAGTATAGAAATGCACTTTTTACATTCGGGCAAACAACCTGTTTCTACTGCGGAAAGCCTCTTTCTGAAAATGCCGTTGATCATTTTATTCCATGGAGCTTTACAAAAGACGATAAAGTGTGGAATTTTGTACTTTCCTGTCCATCATGCAATTCCAAAAAGTCCAACCGTCTAACAACACAGCACTTTTTGCAGTCCATTAATCTGCGGAATCAAAAACTTTGTAATGTTGATCTTCCTGTGGTCAAGGAAGATTTCAAAACTTATACTTACTCAAAACTTGCCCTTATGTACAGCAATGCCATCTTCAACGGATTTACTCCGGACTGGCAGCCGTAA
- a CDS encoding phosphoadenosine phosphosulfate reductase domain-containing protein, whose product MSNSKLNKNMHVVSKNGQLIRQFSSALIFYCDKCNIPLIQDLNEQENYCPSCGEKVHYLSADLRPVFPKERLLFEIIKKVPLEFSKSSVWASNSRYYVDGKSYNLSTKELKEADVEKIISELKKYSAQNEKNNFELYAERFCKANRTRLNEIIDEAIAFIKEVASKTDNEHLVLSFSGGKDSTVTADLVTKALSNPSLVHIFGDTTLEFPFTTEYASRFRKEHPRAIFMTAKNEEQNFLEVAKQIGPPARMMRWCCSMFKTGPITRILNNLFGEEHIITFYGIRKVESTARSKYNRVQEGGENVKIQKQTVASPIFEWKDADIWLYLLSNKVDFNDAYKLGYDRVGCWCCPNNNERAQFLSKIYMSEQSKVWRNFLIDFAKNIGKPDPEEYVDSGNWKKRQGGNGLAASEDVKIKFTNCTAEDNAKIYRLNKPVDENFLNLFIPFGKVSTELGQKLLNETLVLDISSNVPILSIQPFIHDGYSFAVKIKTMNVDKKGHETLQRQSGYQVRKFNSCRQCLKCESLCSSGAISILGNKYFIDKEKCVHCKKCVSQSFLTGGCMMDKYLKTKVEN is encoded by the coding sequence ATGAGTAATTCTAAACTTAATAAAAACATGCATGTTGTCTCAAAAAACGGTCAATTAATAAGACAGTTTTCATCGGCATTAATATTCTATTGTGACAAATGCAATATTCCGCTGATTCAGGATTTGAATGAACAGGAAAATTACTGTCCTTCCTGCGGGGAAAAAGTCCATTACCTTTCAGCTGATTTACGTCCGGTTTTTCCAAAAGAAAGGTTGCTTTTTGAAATCATAAAAAAAGTTCCTCTCGAATTTTCAAAATCATCTGTCTGGGCTTCCAACAGCCGGTATTATGTAGACGGAAAATCATATAATCTTTCAACAAAGGAATTAAAAGAAGCTGATGTAGAAAAAATAATTTCAGAATTAAAAAAATATTCTGCTCAAAATGAAAAGAATAATTTTGAACTTTATGCTGAACGTTTTTGTAAAGCAAATCGCACAAGACTTAATGAAATAATTGACGAAGCAATTGCTTTTATAAAAGAAGTTGCTTCAAAAACAGACAACGAGCACCTGGTTTTGTCTTTCAGCGGTGGAAAAGATTCTACAGTGACGGCAGACCTTGTTACCAAGGCTTTAAGTAATCCAAGTTTGGTTCACATTTTTGGTGATACAACTTTGGAATTTCCTTTTACGACAGAATATGCCAGTCGATTTAGAAAAGAGCACCCGCGTGCAATTTTTATGACAGCCAAAAATGAGGAACAGAATTTTCTTGAAGTAGCAAAACAGATTGGTCCTCCGGCACGAATGATGCGCTGGTGTTGTTCAATGTTCAAAACAGGACCTATTACAAGAATATTGAATAATCTGTTTGGTGAAGAACATATAATTACATTTTACGGAATCAGAAAAGTAGAGTCGACAGCCCGAAGCAAATACAACCGTGTGCAGGAAGGCGGTGAAAATGTAAAGATACAAAAACAGACTGTCGCTTCTCCCATTTTTGAATGGAAAGATGCAGATATCTGGCTTTATTTACTTTCCAATAAGGTTGATTTTAATGATGCTTATAAACTTGGATATGACAGAGTCGGTTGCTGGTGCTGCCCAAATAATAACGAGCGTGCTCAGTTTCTCTCGAAAATTTATATGAGTGAACAGTCAAAAGTTTGGAGAAATTTTTTAATTGACTTTGCAAAGAATATCGGTAAGCCTGATCCCGAAGAATATGTTGATTCAGGAAACTGGAAAAAACGTCAGGGAGGAAACGGGCTTGCTGCAAGTGAAGATGTAAAAATAAAATTTACAAACTGCACGGCAGAAGACAATGCAAAAATCTACCGGCTTAACAAACCTGTTGATGAAAATTTTTTGAATCTGTTTATTCCATTCGGAAAAGTCTCAACCGAACTTGGACAAAAACTTTTGAATGAAACCTTGGTTCTGGACATAAGTTCAAATGTTCCAATTCTTTCAATTCAACCTTTCATCCATGATGGTTATTCATTTGCGGTAAAAATCAAAACGATGAATGTCGACAAAAAAGGGCATGAAACATTGCAGAGACAATCTGGTTACCAGGTCAGAAAATTTAATTCCTGCAGGCAGTGCTTAAAGTGTGAGTCGCTTTGTTCTTCTGGTGCAATTTCTATTTTGGGAAATAAATATTTTATAGATAAAGAAAAATGTGTGCATTGTAAAAAATGTGTGTCGCAAAGTTTTTTAACCGGCGGATGCATGATGGATAAATATTTAAAAACAAAGGTGGAAAACTAA
- a CDS encoding DUF4007 family protein yields the protein MKFKGHETFFIRKGWLSKGMKNINTNPILFVDKNNNPMDELGLGSNMVKSLRYWLLATGLTIEEISKEDKKRHQKLTDGFGQIIFNNDRFLEETGTLHLIQYKLASNKKDATSWYFFFNKFNMNEFTKEDFIIEMNKYLADEKETVPATSSIADDFTCIINTYLSRAKTQQKEIDSENNIDCPLGELGLVDVVNRKKGIYKKTIPLAATFNPWIVMAVISDNAKNQREINLNELLIGENNIGKIFNLDSVAMLEVLHTVEKSGMIKIIRTAGLDVIQIKKMYSFSECIENYFKEIAS from the coding sequence ATGAAGTTTAAAGGACATGAGACTTTTTTTATTAGAAAAGGTTGGCTTTCCAAAGGGATGAAAAATATAAATACAAATCCAATTTTGTTTGTAGACAAAAATAATAACCCCATGGACGAACTCGGCCTTGGATCGAATATGGTAAAGTCTCTGCGATATTGGCTTTTGGCTACAGGTTTGACTATTGAAGAAATAAGTAAGGAAGATAAAAAAAGACATCAAAAACTTACAGACGGTTTTGGACAGATTATTTTCAATAATGACAGATTTCTTGAAGAAACCGGAACGCTGCATTTAATTCAGTACAAGCTTGCTTCGAATAAAAAAGATGCAACTTCCTGGTATTTTTTCTTCAATAAATTCAATATGAACGAATTTACAAAAGAAGATTTTATAATTGAAATGAATAAATATCTTGCAGACGAAAAAGAGACTGTTCCGGCTACGTCATCAATTGCAGATGATTTTACCTGTATAATAAATACATATTTATCACGAGCAAAAACTCAGCAAAAAGAAATCGACAGCGAAAATAATATTGATTGTCCTCTTGGAGAACTGGGGCTGGTCGATGTTGTTAACAGAAAAAAGGGAATATATAAAAAAACAATTCCGCTTGCAGCAACTTTTAATCCTTGGATTGTAATGGCTGTTATTTCTGATAATGCAAAAAATCAACGGGAAATAAATTTAAATGAACTGCTGATTGGAGAAAATAATATAGGAAAAATATTCAATCTGGATTCTGTAGCGATGCTTGAAGTTCTGCACACTGTGGAAAAATCAGGAATGATAAAAATTATCAGAACAGCAGGATTGGATGTAATACAAATAAAAAAAATGTATTCGTTTTCTGAATGTATTGAAAACTATTTTAAGGAGATTGCATCGTGA